A part of Propioniciclava coleopterorum genomic DNA contains:
- a CDS encoding YgfZ/GcvT domain-containing protein → MSAVRHTEGPDAGAVWHYGDPLGEQRRLEAGRARVDASHRPIFTVSGADRLTWLHAVTSQAFEGLAPGVRVTAFVLDPQGHVEHVFGGVDDGDTFWADTEPGRLEPLLGYLQRMVFASRVTVADASADWALLLDAAAPRRVPRADLEAELGDERAGTWASEAVRIAAGQPRIFLDTDEKTIPNELANPDGDLLGPAVHLQKGCYRGQETVARVHTLGRPPRRLTLLHLDGSEERLPEVGDDVLAGDRVVGRMGTSAVHHDLGPIGLALIKRNTPLDAPLTVAGIAAAQEVLVDPEVGLHVRPKLR, encoded by the coding sequence ATGAGCGCGGTCCGGCACACCGAGGGTCCCGACGCCGGGGCGGTGTGGCACTACGGCGACCCGCTCGGGGAGCAGCGGCGGCTCGAGGCCGGCCGCGCCCGCGTCGACGCGTCGCACCGGCCGATCTTCACGGTGTCGGGCGCCGACCGCCTGACGTGGCTGCACGCCGTCACCAGCCAGGCGTTCGAGGGCCTGGCGCCCGGCGTCCGGGTCACGGCGTTCGTCCTCGACCCCCAGGGGCACGTCGAGCACGTCTTCGGCGGGGTCGACGACGGTGACACGTTCTGGGCCGACACCGAACCCGGACGCCTCGAGCCGCTGCTGGGCTACCTGCAGCGCATGGTGTTCGCCTCCCGGGTGACCGTCGCGGACGCCTCCGCGGACTGGGCGCTCCTGCTGGACGCCGCCGCGCCCCGCCGGGTGCCGCGCGCGGACCTGGAGGCGGAACTGGGCGACGAGCGCGCGGGCACGTGGGCGTCCGAGGCGGTGCGGATCGCCGCGGGGCAGCCGCGGATCTTCCTCGACACCGACGAGAAGACCATCCCCAACGAGTTGGCGAACCCCGACGGCGACCTGCTCGGTCCGGCCGTCCACCTGCAGAAGGGCTGCTACCGCGGCCAGGAGACGGTCGCGCGCGTCCACACGCTCGGGCGTCCGCCGCGCCGGCTGACGCTGCTGCACCTCGACGGCTCGGAGGAGCGACTCCCCGAGGTCGGCGACGACGTGCTGGCCGGCGACCGGGTCGTCGGGCGGATGGGCACCTCGGCCGTCCATCACGACCTGGGCCCGATCGGGCTGGCGCTGATCAAGCGCAACACCCCCCTCGACGCGCCCTTGACCGTCGCCGGGATCGCGGCCGCCCAGGAGGTGCTGGTCGACCCCGAGGTCGGCCTGCACGTCCGGCCCAAGCTGCGCTGA
- a CDS encoding FABP family protein, with translation MFEIPTDLNPDLVGLAWLRGRWEGKGYREWPGEDKIEFGAQVDFVDNGGDYLHYLAQFFTLDAEGRPERPLTIETGFWRATKDAQVDVVMCSPDGYAEIWYGPLQPGRIDLTTDAVVRSPLATVEYTAGRRLYGLVDGNLMYSFDRATTDEALRPYMWATLTRA, from the coding sequence ATGTTCGAGATCCCCACCGACCTCAACCCCGACCTGGTCGGCCTGGCCTGGCTGCGCGGCCGCTGGGAGGGCAAGGGGTACCGCGAGTGGCCGGGCGAGGACAAGATCGAGTTCGGCGCCCAGGTGGACTTCGTCGACAACGGCGGCGACTACCTGCACTACCTCGCCCAGTTCTTCACCCTGGACGCCGAGGGCCGCCCGGAGCGCCCCCTCACGATCGAGACCGGGTTCTGGCGGGCCACCAAGGACGCCCAGGTCGACGTGGTGATGTGCAGCCCCGACGGCTACGCCGAGATCTGGTACGGCCCGCTGCAGCCCGGACGCATCGACCTGACCACCGACGCGGTCGTCCGTTCGCCGCTGGCGACCGTCGAGTACACCGCCGGACGCCGCCTGTACGGCCTCGTGGACGGCAACCTGATGTACAGCTTCGACCGCGCCACCACCGACGAGGCGCTGCGCCCGTACATGTGGGCGACGCTCACCCGGGCATGA
- the dtd gene encoding D-aminoacyl-tRNA deacylase, whose translation MRLVVQRVSRAAVSIDGEVVGAIGPGLCVLVGATHTDTPADADRLADKVWGLRILDGERSASDVDAPLLVVSQFTLYADVRKGRRPSWSAAAPGAVSEPLVDAFVAALRRRGARVETGRFGAEMAVELVNDGPVTLTLDSAMWAPRATQ comes from the coding sequence ATGCGCCTGGTGGTGCAGCGTGTCTCGCGCGCCGCGGTGAGCATCGACGGCGAGGTGGTCGGGGCGATCGGGCCCGGGCTGTGCGTCCTGGTGGGCGCCACCCACACCGACACCCCCGCCGACGCCGACCGGCTCGCGGACAAGGTGTGGGGGCTTCGGATCCTGGACGGAGAGCGCTCGGCCTCCGACGTGGACGCGCCCCTGCTGGTGGTCAGCCAGTTCACGCTGTACGCCGACGTCCGCAAGGGGCGGCGTCCGTCGTGGAGCGCCGCGGCGCCGGGGGCCGTCAGCGAGCCGCTGGTGGACGCCTTCGTCGCGGCACTGCGCCGCCGTGGCGCCCGCGTGGAGACCGGACGCTTCGGCGCCGAGATGGCCGTCGAGCTCGTCAACGACGGGCCGGTGACGCTCACGCTGGACAGCGCGATGTGGGCGCCGCGCGCGACGCAATAG
- a CDS encoding winged helix-turn-helix transcriptional regulator, with protein MARVLAVSPNAAVTPGEPAIATLGLLAHVVTEMLPDASIVTESQRVDLIVLDGRADLASARQMCRLLGAAGSAVPILLVLGESGFAAVNREWGVADIVLGAAGPAEFDARIRLALTVEADTGVVNAGGLLIDESAYHASLNGQSLDLTYTEFELLKYLAQHPGRVFTRETLLSDVWGYDYYGGTRTVDVHVRRLRAKLGVEHEALIGTVRNVGYRFNPDAARSRD; from the coding sequence ATGGCACGGGTGTTGGCGGTCAGCCCCAACGCCGCCGTCACGCCCGGCGAGCCCGCCATCGCCACGCTGGGGCTGCTGGCCCACGTCGTCACCGAGATGCTGCCGGACGCCTCGATCGTCACCGAGTCCCAGCGCGTCGACCTCATCGTCCTGGACGGCCGCGCCGACCTGGCCTCCGCCCGCCAGATGTGCCGCCTGCTCGGCGCCGCCGGCTCGGCGGTCCCCATCCTGCTGGTGCTGGGCGAGAGCGGGTTCGCCGCCGTGAACCGGGAGTGGGGCGTCGCCGACATCGTGCTCGGCGCGGCCGGGCCCGCCGAGTTCGACGCCCGCATCCGCCTCGCGCTCACCGTCGAGGCCGACACGGGGGTGGTCAACGCCGGCGGCCTGCTCATCGACGAGTCGGCCTACCACGCCTCGCTGAACGGCCAGTCCCTCGACCTGACCTACACCGAGTTCGAACTGCTGAAGTACCTGGCCCAGCACCCGGGCCGCGTCTTCACGCGCGAGACGCTGCTGTCGGACGTCTGGGGCTACGACTACTACGGCGGCACCCGCACGGTCGACGTGCACGTCCGCCGGCTGCGCGCCAAGCTCGGCGTCGAGCACGAGGCCCTGATCGGGACGGTCCGCAACGTGGGCTACCGCTTCAACCCCGACGCCGCCCGCTCCCGCGACTGA
- the mshD gene encoding mycothiol synthase, whose protein sequence is MEPTDSLEPQDRLAVIELAAAAEAADGTPPLNEEATLALMRDDALHWLARDGDAVVGYAQWQANNATGQLVVHPHHRRQRIGSSLLDGLRSRAKTRVWAFGTHAPARAFAAARGLAPVRGLTMMERVLADETAPAVPEGITLRGFTDADADAFLAVNAAAFVHHPEQGHFSAADLAARQAEDWWEPEGLILAVEGDEVLGFHWTKRHDATTGEVYVLGVDPRASGKGLGKVLLQAGLSRLADGGATRVILYVEADNEPALALYRRAGFEVVHTDTLYGPTTSS, encoded by the coding sequence GTGGAGCCCACCGATTCCCTGGAACCGCAGGATCGCCTCGCGGTCATCGAACTCGCCGCGGCCGCCGAGGCCGCCGACGGCACGCCGCCGCTGAACGAGGAGGCGACGCTGGCGCTGATGCGCGACGACGCCCTGCACTGGCTGGCCCGCGACGGCGACGCCGTGGTCGGTTACGCGCAGTGGCAGGCGAACAACGCCACCGGGCAGCTGGTGGTGCACCCGCACCACCGCCGGCAGCGGATCGGGAGCTCGCTGCTGGACGGGCTGCGCAGCCGCGCCAAGACCCGGGTCTGGGCCTTCGGGACGCACGCTCCGGCGCGCGCCTTCGCCGCGGCCCGCGGGCTGGCGCCCGTGCGGGGACTCACCATGATGGAGCGCGTCCTCGCCGACGAGACGGCGCCCGCCGTGCCCGAGGGCATCACGCTGCGCGGCTTCACCGACGCGGACGCCGACGCCTTCCTGGCCGTCAACGCGGCCGCCTTCGTCCACCACCCCGAGCAGGGCCACTTCAGCGCCGCCGACCTCGCGGCGCGCCAGGCCGAGGACTGGTGGGAGCCCGAGGGCCTGATCCTCGCCGTTGAGGGAGACGAGGTGCTCGGCTTCCACTGGACGAAGCGGCACGACGCCACCACCGGCGAGGTGTACGTGCTGGGCGTCGACCCGCGGGCGTCCGGCAAGGGGTTGGGCAAGGTGCTGCTGCAGGCCGGGCTGTCCCGGTTGGCCGACGGCGGCGCCACCCGCGTCATCCTCTACGTCGAGGCGGACAACGAGCCGGCGCTCGCCCTGTACCGCAGGGCCGGCTTCGAGGTCGTGCACACCGACACGCTCTACGGGCCCACGACCAGCTCCTGA
- a CDS encoding RNA degradosome polyphosphate kinase encodes MPPQRVLPAAPLRAIVAPPEVKEAAVSVATGEPYLPEDRFFDRELSWLAFNERVLDLARDPERVPLLERARFLAIFSSNLDEYFMVRVAGLKRRIAAGVAVPGASGILPRDLHEQILERVRVLATEQARVFQEEIRPQFADEGIAIVGWDDLDEAEQRKMHDLFDNRIYPILTPLAVDPSHPFPYISGLSVNIAMLLRNPATGGRQFARIKVPTNLDRFVRLGMGRFIAIEEVISHQLDKVFTGMDLVTWSTFRVTRNEDLEVEEDDAENILHALEKELLRRKVGRPPVRLEVADDTPDDLLDLLRDQLDVAESEVFRLPAPLDLTGLFAVSELDREKLAYPSFLPKTHPELAEVETSKPADLFKALHDRDVLLHHPYDSFATSVQRFVEQAAADPAVLAIKQTLYRTSGDSPIVDALVEAAEAGKQVLVVVEIMARFDEQANITWARKLERAGCHVVYGILGLKTHAKLCLVVRDEPTGLKRYAHIGTGNYNPKTARQYEDMGLLTSNPIVTEDVGRVFNHLSGMTRELNYRRLLVAPDGVRSGLLARIRTEIEHARAGKPAGIGIKVNALVDEDVIDALYEASQAGVRVDLWVRGICAVRPGVPRLSENIRVRSVLGRFLEHSRLYWFANGGDPVVGLGSADLMHRNLDRRVEVLVPLTNPRHIARVRNLFELAFDEATASWWLEDSTWTQRTHGEDGTPLRDIQDHLIQTLGARRAEQR; translated from the coding sequence ATGCCCCCGCAACGCGTTTTGCCTGCGGCACCGCTGCGTGCCATCGTGGCGCCACCTGAGGTGAAGGAGGCCGCCGTGAGCGTGGCGACCGGGGAGCCGTACCTGCCCGAGGACCGTTTCTTCGACCGCGAGCTGTCCTGGCTCGCGTTCAACGAGCGCGTGCTGGACCTGGCCCGCGACCCCGAGCGCGTCCCGTTGCTGGAGCGCGCCCGCTTCCTGGCGATCTTCAGCTCCAACCTGGACGAGTACTTCATGGTCCGGGTCGCCGGCCTGAAGCGCCGCATCGCGGCGGGCGTCGCCGTGCCGGGCGCGTCCGGCATCCTCCCCCGCGACCTGCACGAGCAGATCCTCGAGCGCGTCCGCGTCCTGGCGACCGAGCAGGCGCGCGTCTTCCAGGAGGAGATCCGGCCGCAGTTCGCCGACGAGGGCATCGCCATCGTCGGGTGGGACGATCTCGACGAGGCCGAGCAGCGCAAGATGCACGACCTGTTCGACAACCGGATCTACCCGATCCTCACGCCGCTCGCCGTCGACCCCTCGCACCCCTTCCCCTACATCTCGGGGCTGAGCGTCAACATCGCGATGCTGCTGCGCAACCCGGCCACCGGCGGCCGGCAGTTCGCACGCATCAAGGTGCCCACGAACCTGGACCGGTTCGTTCGCCTGGGGATGGGCCGCTTCATCGCCATCGAGGAGGTCATCAGCCACCAGCTCGACAAGGTGTTCACGGGCATGGACCTGGTCACCTGGAGCACCTTCCGGGTGACCCGCAACGAGGACCTCGAGGTCGAGGAGGACGACGCCGAGAACATCCTGCACGCGCTGGAGAAGGAACTGCTGCGGCGCAAGGTGGGACGGCCGCCGGTGCGGCTCGAGGTCGCCGACGACACCCCCGACGACCTGCTCGACCTCCTGCGCGACCAGCTCGACGTGGCCGAGTCCGAGGTGTTCCGGCTCCCCGCGCCGCTCGACCTGACGGGGCTGTTCGCGGTCTCGGAGCTGGACCGGGAGAAGCTGGCCTACCCGTCCTTCCTGCCCAAGACCCACCCCGAGCTGGCCGAGGTCGAGACGTCGAAGCCGGCCGACCTGTTCAAGGCGCTGCACGACCGCGACGTCCTGCTGCACCACCCCTACGACAGCTTCGCCACCTCGGTGCAGCGCTTCGTCGAGCAGGCCGCCGCCGACCCGGCCGTACTGGCGATCAAGCAGACCCTGTACCGCACCTCCGGCGACTCCCCCATCGTGGACGCGCTGGTCGAGGCCGCCGAGGCGGGCAAGCAGGTGCTCGTGGTGGTCGAGATCATGGCCCGGTTCGACGAGCAGGCCAACATCACCTGGGCCCGCAAGCTGGAGCGCGCCGGCTGCCACGTCGTGTACGGGATCCTGGGGCTGAAGACCCACGCCAAGCTGTGCCTGGTCGTGCGCGACGAGCCGACGGGGCTGAAGCGCTACGCGCACATCGGCACCGGCAACTACAACCCCAAGACGGCCCGCCAGTACGAGGACATGGGGCTGCTCACGTCGAACCCGATCGTGACCGAGGACGTCGGCCGCGTCTTCAACCACCTCTCCGGCATGACGCGCGAGCTCAACTACCGCCGGCTGCTGGTCGCGCCCGACGGCGTCCGCTCGGGGCTGCTGGCCCGCATCCGCACCGAGATCGAGCACGCCCGCGCCGGCAAGCCGGCCGGGATCGGCATCAAGGTGAACGCCCTGGTCGACGAGGACGTCATCGACGCGCTGTACGAGGCGTCGCAGGCGGGCGTCCGGGTCGACCTGTGGGTGCGCGGCATCTGCGCCGTGCGGCCCGGCGTGCCCCGGCTGAGCGAGAACATCCGCGTCCGCAGCGTCCTGGGCCGGTTCCTGGAGCACAGCCGCCTGTACTGGTTCGCCAACGGCGGCGACCCCGTCGTGGGGCTGGGGTCGGCCGACCTGATGCACCGCAACCTGGATCGCCGCGTCGAGGTGCTGGTGCCGCTCACCAACCCCCGCCACATCGCGCGGGTCAGGAACCTGTTCGAGCTGGCCTTCGACGAGGCCACGGCCTCCTGGTGGCTGGAGGACAGCACCTGGACCCAGCGCACCCACGGCGAGGACGGGACGCCGCTGCGCGACATCCAGGATCACCTGATCCAGACCCTGGGCGCCCGGCGGGCGGAGCAGCGATGA
- a CDS encoding NUDIX hydrolase, producing the protein MSRGKLIEAAGTVTLRDKDGKRQVLLVHRPSYDDWSLPKGHLEPDEYEAVAAGRETWEETGTSVELGRPVRTIRYPVSAGEKIVHYWLARPVASQHRKADKEVDKVAWLTPKAAMKRMTYADERAVLEEALELGPTTPFLIVRHAKAMDRKNWSGRDQARPITSRGRKQSKMLIPLLESFGVATVYSSTSTRCVQTLQPYARRRDLDVHGWSLLSEEVGEPNLHDVGKLMRRLAREAAAGGTPTAVCGHRPVLPTMLESLGITNRMMQTAATVIAHLDPSGEAVAVEFHRPRA; encoded by the coding sequence ATGAGCCGCGGCAAGCTGATCGAGGCGGCCGGGACCGTCACGCTGCGCGACAAGGACGGCAAACGTCAGGTGCTGCTCGTGCACCGCCCCTCCTACGACGACTGGAGCCTGCCCAAGGGCCACCTCGAACCCGACGAGTACGAGGCCGTCGCCGCCGGACGCGAGACCTGGGAGGAGACCGGCACCTCGGTCGAGCTCGGGCGCCCCGTCCGGACGATCCGCTACCCGGTCAGCGCCGGGGAGAAGATCGTGCACTACTGGCTGGCGCGCCCGGTCGCGTCGCAGCACCGCAAGGCCGACAAGGAGGTCGACAAGGTCGCGTGGCTGACCCCGAAGGCCGCCATGAAGCGCATGACGTACGCCGACGAGCGCGCGGTGCTGGAGGAGGCCCTCGAACTCGGGCCCACGACGCCGTTCCTGATCGTGCGCCACGCCAAGGCCATGGACCGCAAGAACTGGTCCGGGCGCGATCAGGCCCGCCCCATCACCTCCCGGGGCCGCAAGCAGTCGAAAATGCTGATCCCGCTGCTGGAGAGCTTCGGCGTCGCCACGGTGTACTCCTCGACGTCGACCCGCTGCGTCCAGACGCTGCAGCCCTACGCGCGGCGCCGCGACCTGGACGTCCACGGCTGGTCGCTGCTGTCGGAGGAGGTCGGCGAGCCCAACCTGCACGACGTGGGCAAGCTGATGCGGCGGCTCGCGCGGGAGGCCGCCGCCGGCGGGACGCCGACCGCGGTGTGCGGGCACCGCCCCGTCCTGCCCACGATGTTGGAGTCCCTGGGGATCACCAACCGGATGATGCAGACCGCGGCGACCGTCATCGCGCACCTCGACCCGTCCGGCGAGGCCGTCGCCGTCGAGTTCCACCGCCCCCGCGCCTGA
- the pstS gene encoding phosphate ABC transporter substrate-binding protein PstS has translation MSSKKIVAPLALVAASVIAFSGCAANEATPAGRPGGGSTAAGLNRLTGKGASSMSVAQTTWVADFQGANPGVTVNYSPDGSGAGRDAFKSGAAHFAGSDRALKDDEMGAGKFAGCSADSSALNLPVYISPIALIYKVDGVTDLKLDAETAAGIFSGQITTWNDPKIAALNPGAPLPAASITAVHRSDDSGTTENFTDFLAQAAPSIWTEKAAGTWPNAFPGEAAKGTAGVVSAVESGKNTIGYADESQAGSLGKAQIKVGSEFFGPTADAAAKLVDNAKKVDGRSDNDWSLKLDRKAEGQYPIALVSYAIVCETYKDPEVAKLVKSYVGYIASDAGQKSAQAKAGNAPLSADMVAKLKTSVDSVK, from the coding sequence ATGTCTTCGAAGAAGATCGTCGCCCCGCTGGCCCTCGTGGCCGCCTCGGTGATCGCGTTCTCCGGCTGCGCCGCGAACGAGGCCACCCCCGCCGGCAGGCCCGGCGGCGGCTCCACCGCCGCGGGCCTCAACCGCCTCACCGGCAAGGGCGCCTCCTCGATGTCCGTCGCGCAGACCACCTGGGTCGCCGACTTCCAGGGCGCCAACCCGGGCGTCACGGTCAACTACTCCCCCGACGGCTCCGGCGCCGGCCGCGACGCCTTCAAGTCGGGCGCGGCCCACTTCGCCGGCTCGGACCGCGCGCTGAAGGACGACGAGATGGGCGCGGGCAAGTTCGCCGGCTGCTCGGCCGACTCCAGCGCGCTCAACCTGCCGGTCTACATCTCGCCGATCGCCCTGATCTACAAGGTCGACGGCGTGACCGACCTCAAGCTGGACGCCGAGACGGCCGCCGGCATCTTCTCGGGCCAGATCACCACCTGGAACGACCCGAAGATCGCCGCCCTGAACCCGGGCGCCCCGCTGCCCGCGGCGTCCATCACGGCCGTGCACCGCTCCGACGACTCGGGCACCACCGAGAACTTCACCGACTTCCTCGCCCAGGCCGCCCCGTCGATCTGGACCGAGAAGGCCGCCGGCACCTGGCCGAACGCCTTCCCCGGTGAGGCCGCCAAGGGCACCGCCGGCGTCGTGAGCGCCGTCGAGTCCGGCAAGAACACCATCGGCTACGCCGACGAGTCGCAGGCCGGTTCGCTGGGCAAGGCCCAGATCAAGGTTGGCAGCGAGTTCTTCGGCCCCACCGCGGACGCCGCCGCCAAGCTCGTCGACAACGCCAAGAAGGTCGACGGCCGCTCCGACAACGACTGGTCGCTCAAGCTCGACCGCAAGGCCGAGGGCCAGTACCCGATCGCTCTGGTCTCCTACGCCATCGTCTGCGAGACCTACAAGGATCCCGAGGTCGCCAAGCTGGTGAAGTCCTACGTGGGCTACATCGCCTCCGACGCCGGCCAGAAGTCGGCCCAGGCCAAGGCGGGCAACGCCCCGCTGTCGGCCGACATGGTCGCCAAGCTGAAGACCTCGGTCGACTCGGTCAAGTGA
- the pstC gene encoding phosphate ABC transporter permease subunit PstC, with the protein MSTASLTRPTDEDLSLVPAKPRIGDKVFSGLSTGAGILIFVILAAVAMFLIAQAFPALVSSPETLQSQGYGPFLSWVAPFAFGTVYSAFWALVFAVPVSIGIALFISHYAPRRLAATLGYVIDLLAAVPSVVFGLWGANVFAPALQPLHQWLATYLGWFPLFTPPASGTGRSMLTTSLVLAVMILPIITSLCREVFLQTPKLHEEAALALGATRWEMVKMAVFPFARAGIVSAVMLGLGRALGETMAVAMVLSGAGVIKFDIIGQQNPNTIAATIALNFPEASGLRINQLIAGGLILFVITLAVNMLARWIVRRRAAFSGAN; encoded by the coding sequence GTGAGCACCGCATCATTGACCCGGCCCACCGACGAGGACCTGTCCCTCGTCCCGGCCAAGCCGCGCATCGGCGACAAGGTCTTCTCGGGCCTGTCCACGGGCGCCGGCATCCTGATCTTCGTCATCCTGGCCGCCGTCGCGATGTTCCTGATCGCCCAGGCCTTCCCGGCCCTGGTCTCCTCGCCGGAGACGCTGCAGAGCCAGGGCTACGGCCCGTTCCTGTCCTGGGTCGCCCCCTTCGCCTTCGGCACGGTGTACTCCGCGTTCTGGGCGCTGGTGTTCGCGGTGCCGGTCTCGATCGGGATCGCCCTGTTCATCTCGCACTACGCCCCGCGCCGCCTCGCCGCCACGCTGGGGTACGTCATCGACCTGCTGGCCGCCGTCCCCTCGGTCGTCTTCGGCCTGTGGGGCGCGAACGTGTTCGCCCCCGCGCTGCAGCCGCTGCACCAGTGGCTGGCCACCTACCTGGGTTGGTTCCCGCTGTTCACGCCCCCGGCGTCCGGCACCGGCCGCTCGATGCTCACCACCTCGCTCGTGCTGGCGGTGATGATCCTGCCGATCATCACGTCGCTGTGCCGCGAGGTGTTCCTCCAGACGCCGAAGCTCCACGAGGAGGCCGCCCTCGCGCTGGGCGCCACCCGCTGGGAGATGGTCAAGATGGCGGTGTTCCCGTTCGCCCGCGCCGGCATCGTGTCGGCGGTCATGCTCGGCCTGGGCCGCGCGCTGGGCGAGACGATGGCGGTCGCCATGGTGCTGTCGGGCGCCGGCGTCATCAAGTTCGACATCATCGGCCAGCAGAACCCCAACACCATCGCCGCGACGATCGCCCTCAACTTCCCCGAGGCGTCCGGGCTGCGGATCAACCAGCTCATCGCCGGGGGCCTCATCCTGTTCGTGATCACCCTGGCGGTCAACATGCTCGCCCGGTGGATCGTCCGCCGCCGCGCCGCGTTCTCGGGAGCCAACTGA
- the pstA gene encoding phosphate ABC transporter permease PstA — protein MTATTVRPAGGSLTAGQLGRWTPITVLVGSITLACLITLLLGPFNLGLAAALSFAIYQGALFAASAAVEGRRRATDRLMTGFIVGAFLLALVPLIWVAGTTLVNGLGRLDVAFFNNSMRNVVGEGGGAVHAIYGTLMITGFATLISVPVGLLTAIYLAEYGRGSLARGITFFVDVMTGIPSIVAGLFAYALMTLIFGPGAVSGFSGSLALSVLMIPVVVRSTEELLRIVPNELREASYALGVPKWRTILRIVLPTAVSGIVAGVILAIARIIGETAPLMVAAGFTQSVNLNFFSGPMMTLPTFVYDQYAYRGVPPEAFVDRAWAGALTLILIVMALNLIGRLIAKRFAPKTGR, from the coding sequence ATGACCGCCACCACCGTCCGTCCCGCCGGCGGCTCGCTCACCGCGGGCCAGCTGGGCCGCTGGACGCCGATCACCGTCCTCGTGGGCTCGATCACGCTGGCGTGCCTCATCACGCTGCTGCTCGGCCCCTTCAACCTCGGGCTGGCCGCCGCCCTGTCCTTCGCCATCTACCAGGGCGCCCTGTTCGCCGCCTCCGCCGCCGTCGAGGGACGCCGCCGCGCCACCGACCGGCTGATGACCGGGTTCATCGTCGGCGCGTTCCTGCTGGCGCTGGTCCCGCTGATCTGGGTCGCCGGCACCACGCTGGTCAACGGCCTGGGCCGCCTCGACGTCGCGTTCTTCAACAACTCGATGCGCAACGTGGTCGGCGAGGGCGGCGGCGCCGTCCACGCCATCTACGGCACGCTCATGATCACCGGGTTCGCGACGCTCATCTCGGTGCCGGTCGGCCTGCTGACCGCCATCTACCTCGCCGAGTACGGGCGCGGCTCGCTGGCGCGCGGCATCACGTTCTTCGTGGACGTCATGACCGGCATCCCCTCCATCGTCGCCGGCCTGTTCGCCTACGCCCTGATGACGCTGATCTTCGGGCCGGGCGCGGTGAGCGGCTTCTCGGGTTCGCTGGCCCTGTCGGTGCTGATGATCCCGGTCGTCGTCCGCTCCACCGAGGAACTGCTGCGCATCGTCCCCAACGAACTGCGCGAGGCGTCCTACGCCCTCGGCGTCCCGAAGTGGCGCACGATCCTGCGGATCGTCCTGCCGACCGCCGTGTCGGGCATCGTCGCCGGCGTCATCCTGGCGATCGCCCGCATCATCGGCGAGACCGCCCCGCTGATGGTCGCGGCGGGCTTCACCCAGAGCGTCAACCTCAACTTCTTCTCCGGCCCCATGATGACGCTGCCCACGTTCGTGTACGACCAGTACGCGTACCGCGGCGTCCCCCCGGAGGCCTTCGTGGATCGTGCCTGGGCCGGCGCACTCACCCTGATCCTCATCGTCATGGCCCTCAACCTCATCGGACGCCTCATCGCCAAGCGCTTCGCGCCCAAGACCGGCCGGTAA
- the pstB gene encoding phosphate ABC transporter ATP-binding protein PstB has translation MSKRIEAKNLDIFYGDFKAVEDVSMTIEPRAVTAFIGPSGCGKSTFLRSLNRMHEVIPGAYVKGELLLDGEDLYAPAVDPVNVRRQIGMVFQRPNPFPTMSIKENVLAGLKLNNKRLGASEADEVAERALRGANLWEEVKNRLDLPGSGLSGGQQQRLCIARAIAMRPSVLLMDEPCSALDPISTLAIEDLISELKNEYTIVIVTHNMQQASRVSDTTAFFNIAGTGQPGKLIEMDSTQTIFTTPKVQATEDYITGRFG, from the coding sequence ATGTCCAAGCGCATCGAAGCCAAGAACCTCGACATCTTCTACGGCGACTTCAAGGCCGTCGAGGACGTCTCCATGACCATCGAGCCCCGCGCCGTGACCGCGTTCATCGGCCCGTCCGGCTGCGGCAAGTCGACCTTCCTGCGGTCGCTGAACCGGATGCACGAGGTCATCCCCGGCGCCTACGTGAAGGGCGAACTGCTCCTGGACGGCGAGGACCTCTACGCCCCCGCCGTCGACCCGGTGAACGTCCGCCGCCAGATCGGCATGGTGTTCCAGCGGCCGAACCCGTTCCCGACGATGTCCATCAAGGAGAACGTGCTGGCCGGGCTCAAGCTCAACAACAAGCGGCTGGGCGCCTCCGAGGCCGACGAGGTCGCCGAGCGCGCGCTGCGGGGGGCCAACCTGTGGGAGGAGGTCAAGAACCGGCTCGACCTGCCCGGTTCGGGCCTGTCCGGTGGCCAGCAGCAGCGCCTGTGCATCGCCCGCGCGATCGCGATGCGCCCCTCGGTGCTGCTCATGGACGAGCCCTGCTCGGCCCTGGACCCGATCTCCACCCTCGCGATCGAGGACCTCATCAGCGAGCTGAAGAACGAGTACACGATCGTGATCGTGACCCACAACATGCAGCAGGCGTCCCGCGTCTCCGACACCACCGCGTTCTTCAACATCGCGGGCACCGGCCAGCCGGGCAAGCTGATCGAGATGGACTCCACCCAGACCATCTTCACCACCCCCAAGGTGCAGGCCACCGAGGACTACATCACCGGACGGTTCGGCTGA